A region from the Azospirillum thiophilum genome encodes:
- a CDS encoding maleylacetate reductase, whose amino-acid sequence MREFSTPGDVFNALPSRVVFGAGAVDRIDAEVERLGAGRALVVSTPGRSAMGGRVADRLGGRCIGILPEAISQVPIELAIRGRAKAREMGADCLVSVGGGASIGLGKAIALELGLPIIAVPTTYSGSEMTGFCGITIDGVKRMHQSLRMLAGTVVYDPALTLGLPVDVSMASAMNALAHCVDAIYTPTISPVIVPAAMEGARAIMDALPRVAARPDDAEARADLLYGAHLAGAALAGGFALQHGVAHVLGGTYGVSHGLSHALVLPHVAAYNAPFARGAMDRLAAAIGVADVGAAIFDVMETVGLPTRLTEVGFSADRIEEAARITVETDNGYNPGPVTEEAVRGILAAALEGRRPDVQQVR is encoded by the coding sequence ATGAGAGAATTCAGCACTCCCGGCGACGTGTTCAATGCGCTGCCGTCGCGGGTGGTCTTCGGGGCCGGCGCCGTCGACCGGATCGACGCGGAGGTGGAACGGCTGGGCGCCGGGCGCGCGCTCGTCGTCTCCACCCCCGGCCGCAGCGCCATGGGCGGGCGCGTCGCCGACCGTCTCGGCGGCCGCTGCATCGGCATTCTGCCGGAAGCCATTTCCCAGGTGCCGATCGAGCTTGCCATCCGCGGGCGGGCGAAGGCGCGGGAGATGGGCGCCGACTGCCTGGTCAGCGTCGGCGGCGGCGCCTCCATCGGGCTGGGCAAGGCCATCGCGCTGGAACTCGGGCTGCCGATCATCGCGGTGCCCACCACCTATTCCGGATCGGAGATGACCGGCTTCTGCGGCATCACCATCGACGGCGTGAAGCGGATGCACCAGAGCCTGCGCATGCTGGCCGGCACCGTCGTCTATGATCCGGCCCTGACGCTCGGGCTGCCGGTCGATGTCAGCATGGCCAGTGCCATGAACGCGCTCGCCCATTGCGTCGACGCCATCTACACCCCGACCATCAGCCCGGTGATCGTGCCGGCGGCGATGGAGGGCGCGCGGGCGATCATGGACGCGCTGCCGCGGGTGGCGGCCCGTCCGGACGATGCGGAGGCGCGCGCCGACCTGCTCTACGGCGCCCATCTCGCCGGCGCGGCGCTGGCCGGCGGCTTCGCCCTCCAGCATGGCGTCGCCCATGTGCTGGGCGGCACCTACGGGGTTTCGCACGGCCTGTCCCATGCGCTGGTGCTGCCCCATGTCGCCGCCTACAATGCGCCTTTCGCCCGCGGGGCGATGGACCGGCTGGCCGCCGCCATCGGCGTGGCGGATGTCGGTGCCGCCATCTTCGACGTGATGGAGACGGTCGGCCTGCCGACGCGCCTGACCGAAGTCGGCTTCTCCGCCGACCGGATCGAGGAGGCGGCCCGGATCACCGTCGAGACCGACAACGGCTACAACCCCGGCCCGGTGACCGAGGAGGCCGTGCGCGGCATTCTCGCCGCGGCGCTGGAAGGCCGTCGCCCGGATGTGCAGCAGGTCCGGTGA
- a CDS encoding MBL fold metallo-hydrolase: MRFFNPGEPETDRTLAQVLRWKLARQSVKWPTKVAVVPVVPEPNVEGLRVTVIGHATVLIQAAGLNILTDPVWSTRASPFRHVGPKRVTAPGIEFDHLPRIDAVLLSHNHYDHLDLDTLRRLHHRDAPLIVTPLGNDTIVRRHLRGARTVAGDWWDSFELGQGAEVHIVPAVHWSSRTLRDRRMALWGGFVLRTRSGVLCFTGDTGYGSGSVFKAIRDRLGPCDLALVPIGAYMPRWFMAAQHCDPDEALQIMLDLDTRKAVGIHWGTFDLTDEAREEPPERLRAALARHGIDPDRFEIGFPGAVVSAYHCENELTLQEGRPSPAGEPQEPADRSIARR, translated from the coding sequence GTGCGTTTCTTCAACCCCGGCGAACCGGAGACCGACCGCACGCTTGCCCAGGTCCTTCGGTGGAAGCTCGCCCGCCAATCGGTGAAGTGGCCCACCAAGGTCGCGGTCGTCCCGGTGGTGCCGGAGCCCAATGTCGAAGGGCTTCGCGTCACGGTGATCGGGCATGCGACGGTTCTGATCCAGGCGGCGGGGCTCAACATCCTGACCGATCCGGTCTGGTCGACGCGCGCAAGCCCGTTCCGGCACGTCGGTCCGAAGCGGGTGACCGCGCCGGGCATCGAGTTCGACCATCTGCCGAGGATCGATGCGGTCCTTCTGTCGCACAACCACTACGACCATCTCGACCTGGATACCCTGCGGCGCCTCCATCACCGCGATGCGCCGCTGATCGTGACGCCGCTCGGCAACGACACGATCGTCCGGCGGCATCTGCGCGGGGCGAGGACGGTGGCGGGTGACTGGTGGGACAGCTTCGAGCTCGGGCAGGGCGCGGAGGTCCATATCGTGCCCGCCGTCCATTGGTCGTCGCGGACGCTCCGCGACCGGCGGATGGCGCTGTGGGGCGGGTTCGTCCTGCGTACGCGCAGCGGCGTCCTGTGCTTCACCGGCGACACCGGCTATGGCAGTGGAAGCGTCTTCAAGGCCATCCGGGATCGGCTGGGGCCCTGCGACCTCGCGCTCGTCCCCATCGGTGCCTATATGCCGCGCTGGTTCATGGCCGCGCAGCATTGCGATCCGGACGAGGCCCTGCAGATCATGCTCGATCTCGACACGCGGAAGGCCGTCGGCATCCATTGGGGCACCTTCGACCTGACCGACGAGGCGAGGGAGGAGCCGCCCGAACGGCTTCGGGCCGCGCTGGCCCGGCACGGCATCGATCCGGACCGGTTCGAGATCGGCTTTCCCGGTGCGGTCGTCAGCGCCTATCATTGTGAAAACGAGCTCACTCTGCAGGAAGGGAGGCCATCGCCTGCCGGAGAACCGCAAGAACCCGCGGATCGTTCGATTGCGCGACGTTGA
- a CDS encoding enolase C-terminal domain-like protein, with the protein MIRDNEDLARRSAGVPIKITGVKTVVVNAEMRNWIFVKVLTDQPGLYGWGEASLNWKTRAVTGAVEDLEPTVLGRDPRDIEQCVRAMNKFSYYKLGMVGATAISGIEHALWDIFGKSVGLPVWRLLGGKVRDRVRVYTHLGLGEMKSVYETFDIGSLKERAAAVTEKGYDALKVVFIPYGAHSAPIPAQRHVGKMMQALRDTVGDGVDIMIDFHGRPGSIAAAMGYIRELEPYRPMFCEEPVQPGDTEALRRIAEQADCPIASGERLVGLKEFQPVFAQKAVHIAQPDLNHTGGLLEGKRIAALAEAELIGIAPHNPNGPLAGVAALHFDVSTPNFVIQEEMSGAVPWYDDVVQTPIRRTGSHWEVPDAPGFGIEVNETEAAKHPFKPEVMHTTSAILDDGTIVDW; encoded by the coding sequence ATGATCCGAGACAACGAGGACCTCGCCCGCCGCAGCGCGGGCGTGCCGATCAAGATCACCGGCGTGAAGACCGTCGTGGTCAATGCCGAGATGCGCAACTGGATCTTCGTGAAGGTCCTGACCGACCAGCCCGGCCTCTATGGCTGGGGCGAGGCCAGTCTGAACTGGAAGACGCGGGCGGTCACCGGCGCGGTCGAGGATCTGGAGCCGACCGTGCTGGGCCGCGATCCGCGCGACATCGAGCAATGCGTCCGCGCGATGAACAAGTTCAGCTACTACAAGCTGGGCATGGTCGGCGCGACGGCGATCAGCGGCATCGAACACGCACTCTGGGACATCTTCGGCAAGAGCGTCGGCCTGCCGGTGTGGCGTCTGCTGGGCGGCAAGGTGCGCGACCGCGTGCGCGTCTACACCCATCTCGGCCTCGGCGAGATGAAGTCGGTCTATGAGACCTTCGACATCGGTTCGCTGAAGGAGCGCGCCGCCGCGGTGACGGAGAAGGGCTACGACGCGCTCAAGGTGGTGTTCATCCCCTATGGCGCCCACAGCGCCCCGATCCCGGCCCAGCGCCATGTCGGCAAGATGATGCAGGCTCTGCGCGACACCGTGGGCGACGGGGTCGACATCATGATCGACTTCCACGGACGTCCCGGTTCCATCGCCGCCGCCATGGGATATATCCGCGAACTGGAGCCCTACCGGCCGATGTTCTGCGAGGAGCCGGTCCAGCCCGGCGACACCGAGGCGCTGCGCCGGATCGCCGAGCAGGCCGATTGTCCCATCGCGTCCGGCGAGCGGCTGGTCGGGCTGAAGGAGTTCCAGCCGGTCTTCGCGCAAAAGGCGGTCCACATCGCCCAGCCCGACCTGAACCACACCGGCGGCCTGCTGGAAGGCAAGCGGATCGCGGCGCTGGCCGAAGCCGAGCTGATCGGCATCGCCCCGCACAATCCCAACGGCCCGCTGGCCGGCGTCGCCGCCCTGCATTTCGACGTCTCGACGCCGAACTTCGTCATCCAGGAGGAGATGAGCGGCGCGGTGCCCTGGTACGACGACGTGGTGCAGACCCCGATCCGCCGCACCGGCAGCCATTGGGAGGTGCCCGACGCCCCCGGCTTCGGCATCGAGGTGAACGAGACGGAGGCGGCAAAGCACCCGTTCAAGCCGGAGGTGATGCACACGACCTCGGCCATCCTGGACGACGGTACCATCGTCGACTGGTAA
- a CDS encoding LysR family transcriptional regulator has translation MDRRRLQFFVALCEELHFHRAAARCHITQPALSQQLRQLEEELQVQLIHRNKRRVSLTRAGETFLGETRKILRQMDRAAQLARQTDRGEIGQLSVGMTAPALYIVFPEIMHRFRTALPNFGVNVHVMTTAEQEEALRAGAIDVGIFHPPLDDQSLSSHPIARMRFNVVLSDSNPLAALPSLRLEDLSKQRFIIFPRVIGPRLYDEIISLCQQAGFSPELILEASPAQSIIALAAADFGIGLIASDLQQFERPGVVYRQLEGPAPYLTLGVAYQSDDTSPAIQTFLNVATAVGEQVS, from the coding sequence ATGGATCGTCGCCGGCTCCAGTTTTTCGTCGCGCTCTGCGAGGAGTTGCATTTCCACCGCGCCGCCGCGCGGTGCCACATCACGCAGCCTGCCCTCAGCCAGCAGTTGCGGCAGTTGGAAGAGGAACTTCAGGTCCAGCTGATTCACCGCAACAAGCGGCGCGTGTCCCTGACGCGGGCGGGAGAGACCTTCCTGGGCGAGACCCGGAAGATTCTGCGGCAGATGGACCGGGCCGCGCAACTGGCGCGCCAGACTGACCGGGGCGAGATCGGGCAATTGTCGGTCGGCATGACGGCGCCGGCGCTCTACATCGTCTTTCCCGAGATCATGCACCGGTTCCGCACGGCGTTGCCCAATTTCGGCGTGAACGTCCATGTCATGACCACGGCGGAACAGGAAGAGGCGCTGCGGGCGGGAGCAATCGACGTCGGCATCTTCCATCCACCGCTCGACGACCAGTCGCTGTCGTCGCACCCGATCGCGCGCATGCGGTTCAACGTCGTGCTGTCCGACAGCAATCCCCTGGCCGCCCTGCCGAGCCTGCGGCTGGAGGATCTGTCGAAACAGCGATTCATCATCTTCCCGCGCGTGATCGGGCCGCGGCTCTATGACGAGATCATCAGCCTGTGCCAGCAGGCCGGGTTCAGCCCGGAACTGATCCTCGAAGCGTCCCCGGCGCAATCGATCATCGCGCTGGCCGCCGCCGATTTCGGCATCGGCCTCATCGCCTCCGATCTCCAGCAGTTCGAGCGGCCGGGGGTGGTCTACCGCCAGCTGGAGGGGCCGGCCCCCTATCTGACGCTGGGTGTCGCCTATCAGAGCGACGATACCTCTCCCGCCATCCAGACTTTCCTGAACGTGGCGACCGCCGTCGGCGAGCAGGTTTCGTAA
- a CDS encoding 2-hydroxyacid dehydrogenase: MHVPGAGLDGIDMASVPAGTGICNVFEHEIPIAEFVMAAMLNWEIRPEALRASFTTDTWPDVYRSRVPHGEICGLTLGLVGFGRIGRTIARRARAFGMRIVAVDQFAEDTDGLADAILPPDRLPEMLAGADFLVIACPLTDRTRNLIGAAEFAAMKPTGVLVNVSRAPIVDEAALYDALSRRTIGGAVLDVWYGYPAGADDRVAPSRFRFEELPNAVCTPHSSAWTTRLPERRYAFIARNIDRLAAGEPLLNLVREPVPASRPAIQDTSVP, encoded by the coding sequence ATGCATGTGCCGGGGGCCGGGCTGGACGGCATCGACATGGCATCCGTGCCGGCCGGAACCGGCATCTGTAACGTCTTCGAGCATGAAATCCCCATCGCCGAATTCGTCATGGCGGCGATGCTGAACTGGGAAATCCGTCCCGAAGCGCTGCGCGCTTCCTTCACCACCGATACATGGCCCGACGTCTACCGGTCGCGGGTGCCCCATGGCGAGATTTGCGGCCTTACCCTCGGTCTGGTCGGTTTCGGCCGCATCGGGCGGACCATCGCCCGGCGGGCGCGCGCCTTCGGCATGCGCATCGTCGCCGTCGACCAGTTTGCCGAGGATACCGATGGTCTGGCCGACGCCATCCTGCCGCCGGACCGGTTGCCCGAGATGCTCGCCGGGGCGGACTTCCTGGTGATCGCCTGCCCGTTGACCGACCGGACCCGCAACCTGATCGGCGCCGCCGAATTCGCAGCCATGAAGCCGACCGGCGTGCTGGTGAACGTGTCGCGCGCGCCCATCGTCGACGAGGCGGCGCTGTACGACGCGCTGTCGCGCCGGACGATCGGCGGCGCGGTGCTCGACGTCTGGTACGGCTATCCGGCCGGGGCCGACGACCGGGTCGCGCCGTCGCGCTTCCGTTTCGAGGAACTGCCCAACGCGGTCTGCACGCCCCATTCGTCGGCCTGGACGACCCGGCTGCCCGAGCGCCGCTACGCCTTCATCGCCCGGAACATCGACCGGCTGGCCGCCGGCGAACCGCTGCTGAATCTGGTGCGGGAGCCCGTCCCGGCATCCCGCCCCGCCATCCAAGACACGAGCGTTCCATGA
- a CDS encoding TRAP transporter large permease subunit, which yields MTAAVDHKSTAGPTDGAGSWLAHVDRLLGWVSELPVALLVAAEVVILFSGIVARYVLHTPITWSDELASILFLWLAMMGAVVAFRRGEHMRMTAFVSWASPRMQAFLDVFAVAAALCFLLLVIMPAGEFAWEELEITTPALEISNMWRAAALPTGLGLMVATALVRLARVGDLKLVAAALAAVGAVVALFLLLQPVLADLGKLNLLVFFVLVVAGAVFAGVPIAFAFGLSSFGYLALTTRVPLLVVIGRMDEGMSHLILLSVPLFVFLGLLIEMTGMARAMVAVLANLLGHVRGGLSYVLVGAMYLVSGISGSKAADMAAVAPVLFPEMKARGAKPGDLVALLAATGAQTETIPPSIVLITIGSVTGVSIAALFTGGLLPGLLLAVMLCIVVRYRYRNENLSGVRRPTGRELGHSLVVAIPALALPFVIRTAVIEGVATATEVSTIGIVYSVAVGLLVYRRFDWRRVVPMLVETAALSGAILFIIGTATAMAWCLTRSGFSTDLAQFMAGLPGGAFTFIAVSIVAFIILGSVLEGIPAIVLFGPLLFPIAREMGVHEVQYAMVVILAMGMGLFAPPFGVGFYVASAIGRVNPDEGMRPILGYLAALLVGLALVAAIPWISIGFL from the coding sequence ATGACGGCGGCGGTGGATCATAAATCCACCGCCGGCCCGACCGACGGCGCCGGCTCCTGGCTGGCGCATGTCGACCGGCTTCTGGGATGGGTGTCGGAACTGCCTGTGGCGCTGCTGGTGGCGGCGGAGGTGGTGATTCTCTTCTCCGGGATCGTCGCCCGCTATGTGCTGCACACCCCGATCACCTGGTCGGACGAGCTGGCGTCGATCCTGTTCCTGTGGCTGGCGATGATGGGGGCGGTCGTCGCCTTCCGCCGCGGCGAGCATATGCGGATGACCGCCTTCGTCAGCTGGGCCTCGCCGCGCATGCAGGCGTTCCTTGACGTCTTCGCGGTGGCGGCGGCGCTGTGTTTCCTGCTGCTGGTCATCATGCCGGCCGGTGAATTCGCCTGGGAGGAGCTGGAGATCACCACGCCGGCGTTGGAGATCTCCAACATGTGGCGGGCGGCGGCCCTGCCGACCGGTCTCGGGCTGATGGTCGCGACCGCGCTGGTCCGGCTGGCTCGGGTTGGCGACCTCAAGCTGGTTGCGGCGGCCCTGGCGGCGGTGGGCGCGGTCGTCGCGCTGTTCCTCCTTCTGCAGCCGGTCCTGGCCGATCTCGGCAAGCTCAACCTGCTGGTCTTCTTCGTGCTCGTGGTGGCCGGCGCCGTCTTCGCCGGCGTGCCGATCGCCTTCGCCTTCGGCCTGTCGAGCTTCGGCTATCTGGCATTGACCACCCGGGTGCCGCTGCTGGTGGTGATCGGGCGGATGGATGAGGGGATGTCGCACCTGATCCTGCTGTCGGTGCCGCTGTTCGTCTTCCTAGGCTTGTTGATCGAGATGACCGGCATGGCCCGCGCCATGGTGGCGGTGTTGGCCAACCTGCTGGGCCATGTGCGCGGCGGCCTGTCCTATGTCCTGGTCGGCGCCATGTATCTGGTGTCGGGCATCTCCGGTTCGAAGGCGGCGGACATGGCGGCGGTGGCGCCGGTGCTGTTTCCGGAAATGAAGGCGCGTGGCGCCAAGCCGGGCGATCTGGTGGCGTTGCTGGCGGCGACCGGCGCGCAGACGGAGACCATCCCGCCCAGCATCGTGCTGATCACCATCGGCTCGGTCACCGGCGTGTCGATCGCCGCCCTGTTCACCGGCGGGCTGCTGCCCGGCCTGCTGCTGGCTGTGATGCTGTGCATCGTCGTGCGTTACCGTTACCGCAACGAGAACCTGTCCGGGGTGCGACGGCCGACCGGCCGCGAGCTGGGCCACAGCCTGGTGGTGGCGATTCCGGCGCTCGCCTTGCCGTTCGTCATCCGCACCGCGGTGATCGAGGGCGTCGCCACGGCAACCGAGGTCTCGACCATCGGCATCGTCTATTCCGTAGCCGTCGGGTTGCTGGTCTATCGCCGCTTCGACTGGCGCCGGGTGGTTCCCATGCTGGTGGAGACGGCGGCGCTGTCGGGGGCGATCCTGTTCATCATCGGCACCGCGACGGCGATGGCCTGGTGTTTGACCCGGTCGGGCTTCTCGACCGATCTGGCGCAGTTCATGGCCGGCCTGCCGGGCGGTGCCTTCACCTTCATCGCGGTGTCCATCGTCGCCTTCATCATCCTGGGCAGCGTGCTGGAAGGCATCCCGGCCATCGTGCTGTTCGGTCCGCTGCTGTTCCCCATCGCCCGCGAGATGGGGGTGCATGAGGTGCAATATGCGATGGTGGTGATCCTGGCCATGGGCATGGGCCTGTTCGCCCCGCCCTTCGGTGTAGGCTTCTATGTCGCCTCGGCCATCGGCCGGGTCAACCCGGACGAGGGCATGCGCCCGATCCTGGGCTATCTGGCCGCATTGCTGGTCGGCCTGGCGCTGGTCGCCGCCATTCCCTGGATCTCGATCGGCTTCCTGTAG
- a CDS encoding AraC family transcriptional regulator: MVLNLRIDELDSVPRPLIATRHDYPDGGTLPLHRHRRGQLISSACGVLIMSTPQGRWVVPPDFGLWIPPGVMHEVRMIGTVTTHSLYLEPAFTDGMPDRCQVVGLSPFVRSLFCRAMEVPVDYDPDSHGGAVMALLRYEMRHLPAQPLSVPFPTNPALADRCRRFLREPAVHETIEQWCEGLGVSRRAFTRLFRCETGLSFLEWRQQACLAAALPRLVAGETVTSVAIDLGYDNPAAFTAMFKRVLGSSPRAYFKGGA, translated from the coding sequence ATGGTCCTGAATCTCCGCATCGACGAGCTCGACTCCGTGCCGCGGCCGCTGATCGCCACCCGGCACGATTATCCGGACGGCGGCACCCTGCCGCTCCACCGCCACCGGCGGGGGCAGCTGATTTCCAGTGCCTGCGGCGTGCTGATCATGTCGACGCCGCAAGGGCGGTGGGTGGTGCCGCCCGATTTCGGCCTGTGGATCCCGCCCGGTGTCATGCATGAGGTGCGGATGATCGGGACGGTGACGACGCACAGCCTCTATCTGGAACCGGCATTTACGGACGGGATGCCGGATCGCTGCCAGGTGGTCGGCCTGTCCCCCTTCGTCCGCAGCCTGTTCTGCCGGGCGATGGAGGTTCCGGTGGACTACGATCCGGACAGCCATGGCGGTGCGGTGATGGCGCTGCTCCGGTACGAGATGCGGCATCTGCCGGCCCAGCCGCTGTCCGTTCCCTTCCCGACCAACCCGGCGTTGGCCGACCGGTGCCGGCGCTTCCTGCGCGAGCCGGCGGTGCATGAGACGATCGAGCAATGGTGCGAGGGGCTGGGCGTCAGCCGGCGCGCCTTTACCCGGCTGTTCCGGTGCGAAACCGGGCTCAGCTTCCTCGAATGGCGCCAGCAGGCTTGCCTTGCCGCCGCCCTGCCGCGGCTGGTGGCCGGTGAGACCGTCACGTCGGTCGCCATCGACCTCGGTTATGACAATCCGGCGGCCTTCACGGCGATGTTCAAGCGGGTGCTCGGTTCGTCGCCGCGAGCCTATTTCAAGGGTGGCGCCTGA
- a CDS encoding MFS transporter — MTETTLSRPGTGTTAFSILGAISACHLLNDMIQSLLPAIYPILKEGFGLSFAQLGLLTFTYQVTASLLQPLVGLFTDRKPMPYSLVFGMGSTLLGLLTLAWAPGFPALLAGGMLLGFGSSIFHPEASRIARQASGGAHGLAQSLFQVGGNLGSALGPLLAAFIILPHGQGSLSWFAITALAGMVVLARLGSWQRLNAKPRMGSGHATARQDGLPAGQVTRAVGILIALIVSKYVYLASITSYYTFYLMERFALSTGDAQLCLFVFLAAVAAGTVIGGPVGDRIGRKTVIWVSILGILPFTLALPYVGLTATVILSAVIGLALASAFPAIVVYAQELLPGRVGMVSGLFFGLAFGVAGIGAAGLGILADWRGIGFVYAACSFLPLLGLLTVFLPDVERRKSRAA; from the coding sequence GTGACTGAGACCACCCTGAGCCGGCCGGGCACCGGAACGACCGCTTTTTCCATCCTGGGCGCGATCAGCGCCTGCCATCTGCTCAACGACATGATCCAGTCGCTGCTGCCGGCGATCTATCCGATCCTGAAGGAGGGGTTCGGCCTCAGCTTCGCGCAGCTCGGCCTGCTCACCTTCACCTATCAGGTGACGGCATCGCTGCTGCAGCCGCTCGTCGGTCTTTTCACCGACCGCAAGCCGATGCCCTATTCGCTGGTCTTCGGCATGGGCTCCACCCTGCTCGGGCTTCTGACCCTGGCCTGGGCGCCCGGCTTCCCGGCCCTGCTCGCCGGCGGAATGCTGCTGGGGTTCGGTTCGTCCATCTTCCATCCGGAAGCGTCGCGCATCGCGCGGCAGGCGTCGGGCGGCGCCCATGGGCTGGCCCAGTCCCTGTTCCAGGTCGGCGGCAACCTCGGTTCCGCGCTCGGCCCGCTGCTGGCCGCCTTCATCATCCTGCCCCATGGCCAGGGCAGCCTCAGCTGGTTCGCCATCACCGCGCTCGCCGGCATGGTCGTGCTGGCCCGGCTGGGCAGCTGGCAGCGGCTGAACGCCAAGCCCCGCATGGGGAGCGGACACGCGACCGCAAGGCAGGACGGGCTGCCGGCCGGACAGGTCACCCGGGCCGTCGGCATCCTGATCGCCCTGATCGTCTCCAAATACGTCTATCTGGCCAGCATCACCAGCTACTACACCTTCTACCTGATGGAGCGTTTCGCTCTGTCCACCGGGGATGCCCAGCTCTGCCTGTTCGTCTTCCTGGCGGCGGTGGCAGCGGGAACGGTGATCGGCGGCCCGGTCGGCGACCGGATCGGCCGCAAGACGGTCATCTGGGTTTCGATCCTCGGCATTTTGCCCTTCACGCTGGCCCTGCCCTATGTCGGCCTGACGGCGACAGTCATTCTCAGCGCCGTGATCGGGCTGGCGCTGGCCTCCGCCTTCCCGGCCATCGTGGTCTATGCGCAGGAACTGCTTCCCGGCCGGGTCGGCATGGTGTCGGGATTGTTCTTCGGGCTGGCGTTCGGCGTGGCCGGGATCGGCGCGGCAGGGCTCGGCATTCTGGCAGACTGGCGGGGTATCGGCTTCGTCTATGCGGCCTGCTCGTTCCTGCCGCTTCTCGGGCTGCTGACCGTCTTCCTGCCCGACGTGGAGCGCCGCAAGTCGCGGGCGGCGTGA
- a CDS encoding TRAP transporter substrate-binding protein, with translation MLIKRRQFLAVTAAGALAAPFISKAHAAEFAWKFGHGFPATHPLHVRAVEAAERIRKETGGKVDIAVFPNSQLGGDSDLLAQVRSGAIEFFSTGGLILSTLVPVASINGMGFAFKDYDAVWKAMDGPVGSVVRKGFDKVGLFAFDRIWDNGFRQITTSTKPITGPADLAAFKIRVPVSPVYVSLFKGLGASPTSINLGEVYAALQTGVVDGQENPLVVADTAKFYEVQKFCSITNHVWDGSWIVTNGRSWRGLPDDLRQIVSRNLNDGALQQRQDIAGLNAALQESLSQKGLTFNKVDPAPFREILRKSGFYGEWKAKYGEEAWSALESSVGALT, from the coding sequence ATGTTGATCAAGCGTAGACAGTTTCTGGCCGTCACCGCGGCGGGTGCGCTGGCCGCACCCTTCATCTCCAAGGCGCATGCCGCGGAGTTCGCCTGGAAGTTCGGCCACGGCTTCCCGGCCACCCATCCGCTGCATGTCCGTGCCGTCGAGGCGGCGGAGCGCATCCGCAAGGAGACCGGCGGAAAGGTCGACATCGCCGTCTTCCCCAACAGCCAGCTCGGCGGCGACAGCGACCTGCTGGCGCAGGTCCGCTCCGGCGCCATCGAATTCTTCAGCACCGGCGGGCTGATCCTGTCCACCCTGGTTCCGGTGGCGTCGATCAACGGCATGGGCTTCGCCTTCAAGGACTACGACGCGGTCTGGAAGGCGATGGACGGCCCGGTCGGCTCCGTGGTGCGCAAGGGCTTCGACAAGGTCGGCCTCTTCGCCTTCGACCGCATCTGGGACAACGGCTTCCGCCAGATCACCACCAGCACCAAGCCGATCACCGGGCCGGCCGATCTCGCCGCCTTCAAGATCCGCGTCCCGGTCAGCCCGGTCTATGTCTCGCTCTTCAAGGGGCTGGGCGCCTCGCCGACCAGCATCAACCTGGGCGAGGTCTATGCCGCGCTGCAGACCGGCGTGGTGGACGGGCAGGAGAATCCGCTGGTGGTGGCCGACACCGCCAAGTTCTACGAGGTGCAGAAATTCTGCTCCATCACCAACCATGTGTGGGACGGCTCCTGGATTGTCACCAACGGCCGCTCCTGGCGCGGGCTGCCCGACGATCTCCGCCAGATCGTCAGCCGCAACCTGAATGACGGCGCGCTGCAGCAGCGCCAGGACATCGCCGGCCTCAACGCCGCATTGCAGGAGTCGCTGTCGCAGAAGGGGCTGACCTTCAACAAGGTCGACCCGGCCCCCTTCCGGGAAATCCTGCGCAAGTCGGGCTTCTACGGCGAATGGAAGGCCAAATACGGTGAAGAGGCCTGGAGCGCGCTGGAAAGCTCGGTCGGGGCCCTGACATGA